The proteins below come from a single Alnus glutinosa chromosome 9, dhAlnGlut1.1, whole genome shotgun sequence genomic window:
- the LOC133878600 gene encoding photosystem I subunit O produces the protein MAATFATASTVVGLGSSSLSSPSRVSAAAKRTCLTSGFVRSSVGVRNPLRQARASGGKFTCFERDWLRKDLNVIGFGLIGWLAPSSVPAIDGKSLTGLFFESIGTELAHFPTPPALTSQFWLWLITWHLGLFVVLTFGQIGFKGRTDKYF, from the exons ATGGCTGCAACCTTTGCCACCGCATCAACCGTCGTAGGCCTGGGCAGCTCCTCCTTGTCATCACCTTCCCGGGTCTCCGCCGCCGCTAAGAGAACATGCCTCACTTCAG gtTTTGTGAGGTCCTCTGTGGGTGTTAGGAATCCTCTGAGGCAGGCTCGTGCTTCGGGAGGAAAGTTTACGTG TTTTGAAAGAGATTGGCTGCGCAAGGATCTGAATGTTATAGGATTTGGGTTAATCGGATGGTTGGCGCCTTCCAGCGTACCTGCAATCGACGGCAAGAGTTTGACGGGTCTCTTCTTTGAAAGCATTGGAACCGAGCTCGCTCACTTCCCCACCCCTCCTGCTCTCACTTCTCAGTTCTG GTTGTGGTTGATTACGTGGCACCTCGGACTGTTCGTCGTGCTTACTTTTGGGCAAATTGGGTTCAAGGGAAGGACAGACAAATACTTTTGA